One region of Gymnogyps californianus isolate 813 chromosome 28, ASM1813914v2, whole genome shotgun sequence genomic DNA includes:
- the TBKBP1 gene encoding TANK-binding kinase 1-binding protein 1, producing the protein MDSMFEDDISILTQEALGPDEDWLDSPNTDLSGEMCSASHFALITAYDDIKNRLTGLERENSTLKRRLKMYEVKYPLIGEFGEEHIFSLYEAKETSLLKSEKASLQQQLNQFQHELQKSKEREEQLEEMIQAYEKLCVEKADLETELGEMRALVETHLSRIRSLEQQLRQRDGNTFPGLGTPLPGQEVPFLALHPNPGLTHVLERAGGWQSRGLEAAGRLEAELEAARQETQRAQHREEHLKAECERLQAEVKHLQDTREQDQSERDMAWVKKVGDDQ; encoded by the exons ATGGACTCCATGTTTGAGGACGACATCAGTATCCTGACGCAGGAGGCGCTGGGGCCGGATGAGGACTGGCTCGACAGCCCCAACACCGACCTCTCGGGCGAGATGTGCTCGGCCTCCCACTTCGCCCTCATCACCGCCTACGACGACATCAAGAACCGGCTGACggggctggagagggagaaCTCCACGCTCAAGCGCCGGCTCAAGATGTACGAGGTCAAG TACCCGCTGATCGGCGAGTTCGGGGAGGAGCACATCTTCTCCCTCTACGAGGCCAAGGAGACGTCGCTGCTCAAGAGCGAGAAGGCGtcgctgcagcagcagctcaacCAGTTCCAGCACGAG ctgcagaagagcaaagagcgggaggagcagctggaggagatgaTCCAGGCCTACGAGAAGCTGTGCGTGGAGAAGGCTGACCTGGAGACCGAGCTGGGAGAGATG CGGGCGCTGGTGGAGACACACCTGAGCCGCATCCggagcctggagcagcagctacGGCAGCGCGACGGCAACACCTTCCCCGGGCTGGGCACCCCGTTGCCGGGCCAGGAGGTGCCTTTCCTCGCCCTGCACCCCAACCCTGGCCTGACCCACG TGCTGGAGCGTGCCGGGGGCTGGCAGAGCCGGGGGCtggaggcggcggggcggctgGAGGCCGAGCTGGAGGCGGCGCGGCAGGAGACCCAGCGTGCCCAGCACCGCGAGGAGCATCTCAAGGCCGAGTGCGAGCGGCTGCAGGCGGAGGTGAAGCACCTGCAGGACACCCGGGAGCAG GACCAGTCGGAGCGGGACATGGCCTGGGTGAAGAAGGTGGGCGACGACCAGTAA
- the SCRN2 gene encoding LOW QUALITY PROTEIN: secernin-2 (The sequence of the model RefSeq protein was modified relative to this genomic sequence to represent the inferred CDS: inserted 1 base in 1 codon), with product MGANEHGVCVGNEGVWTREPMGEDEALLGMDLVRLGLERGSSAREALEVITALLERYGQGGSCKEEPVPFVYHNTFLLADRTEAWVLETAGRYWAAQRIREGSRNISNQLSIXEEITAEHAGLRQRARSQGWWSGDGEFSFAEVFSLTHQPARMEAAKARYRAGKELLRQHAGHITVETFMAILRDKASGICVDSEGFRTAGSMVSVLPRDPALPCIHFFTATPDPSRSVFKPFIFVAGLKPAPQVRSPTFRDDPAKQIPRFQSTVDRRHELYRRHQAALELMERDEERGQKLLQTLRDLEKQGLEGMNALLGGTVAPHPEELADLFFDCVEAEMKFYT from the exons ATGGGCGCTAACGAACACGGCGTCTGCGTGGGCAACGAGGGTGTCTGGACCCGCGAGCCCATGGGGGAGGACGAGGCGCTGCTGGGAATGGACCTGGTGAG GCTGGGTTTGGAGCGGGGCAGCTCTGCCCGGGAAGCCCTGGAGGTGATCACGGCGTTGCTGGAGCGCTACGGCCAGGGTGGGAGCTGCAAGGAGGAGCCGGTGCCCTTCGTCTACCACAACACCTTCCTGCTGGCTGACCGCACCGAGGCCTGGGTGCTGGAGACAGCCGGCCGGTACTGGGCAGCCCAGCGGATCCGAG AGGGCAGCCGCAACATTTCCAACCAGCTCAGCA GGGAGGAGATCACGGCTGAGCACGCGGGGCTGCGGCAGCGAGCCCGCAGCCAGGGCTGGTGGAGCGGGGATGGCGAGTTCAGCTTCGCCGAGGTCTTCTCCCTGACGCACCAGCCTGCCCGCATGGAGGCTGCCAAGGCCCGCTACCGCGCCGGCAAGGAGCTGCTGCGACAGCACGCAG GTCACATCACGGTGGAGACGTTCATGGCCATCCTGCGGGACAAGGCCAGCGGGATCTGCGTGGACTCGGAGGGGTTCCGCACGGCGGGCAGCATGGTGTCCGTGCTGCCCCGGGaccctgccttgccctgcaTCCACTTCTTCACGGCCACCCCTGACCCCTCCAG GTCCGTCTTCAAGCCCTTCATCTTTGTGGCCGGCCTTAAGCCCGCGCCGCAGGTGAGATCTCCCACCTTCCGCGACGACCCCGCCAAGCAGATCCCGCGGTTCCAAAGCACAGTCGATCGGCGGCACGAGCTCTACCGCCGGCATCAGGCGGCGCTGGAGCTGATGGAGAGGGATGAG GAGAGGGGCCAGAAGCTCCTGCAGACGCTGCGGGACCTGGAGAAGCAAGGCCTGGAGGGGATGAACGCGCTGCTGGGGGGGACGGTGGCCCCCCACCCGGAGGAGCTGGCCGACCTCTTCTTCGACTGCGTGGAGGCAGAGATGAAGTTTTACACCTAA
- the SP6 gene encoding LOW QUALITY PROTEIN: transcription factor Sp6 (The sequence of the model RefSeq protein was modified relative to this genomic sequence to represent the inferred CDS: inserted 1 base in 1 codon): protein MLTAVCGSLGTQPSDAPRASPSHLDLQPLQPFQPHGSAAAGAADFASPLPPPELPLAGPDAATFAAPGTYEPHGPPRLELPADGPATPGAYTKLLPAAPDMAHPYEPWFRPPHPGPPSEEGGVNWWDLHAGASWMELPPGQGGGLQVPGHPGLPPALGGYGAGEHQLCAPPAHLLPPPTQHLLGPEGAKAMEGPPEPRGPEAEGGGRPXGARRAVPRGGGQAACRCPNCQEAERGGPCPEGVKRKHLHNCHIPGCGKAYAKTSHLKAHLRWHSGDRPFVCNWLFCGKRFTRSDELQRHLQTHTGAKKFACPVCGRVFMRSDHLGKHMKTHDGGKDGGEPEVKGAGDPSAGKGGKRESEGGNAAPTN from the exons ATGCTCACAGCGGTCTGCGGCTCCCTGGGGACCCAGCCCTCCGACGCACCCCGTGCTTCCCCGAGCCACCTGGACCTGCAACCGCTGCAGCCCTTCCAGCCCCACGGCAGCGCCGCGGCGGGCGCCGCCGACTTcgcctccccgctgccccccccggAGCTGCCGCTGGCGGGTCCCGACGCTGCCACCTTCGCTGCCCCCGGCACCTACGAGCCTCATGGCCCCCCGCGGTTAGAGCTGCCCGCTGACGGCCCCGCCACCCCCGGTGCCTACACCAAGCTGCTGCCGGCTGCCCCGGACATGGCGCATCCTTACGAGCCCTGGTTTCGGCCCCCTCATCCCGGCCCCCCCAGTGAGGAAGGAGGCGTCAACTGGTGGGACCTCCACGCCGGAGCCAGCTGGATGGAGCTGCCCCCCgggcagggtggggggctgcaggTGCCTGGGCACCCCGGGCTGCCACCGGCCCTGGGGGGGTACGGCGCGGGGGAGCACCAGCTCTGCGCCCCTCCTGCCCACctgctgcccccccccacccaACATCTCCTGGGACCGGAGGGGGCGAAGGCAATGGAGGGACCCCCCGAGCCCCGGGGGCCGGAGGCggagggcggcgggcggc AAGGTGCCCGTCGTGCCgtgccgcggggcggggggcaggcGGCGTGTCGTTGCCCCAACTGCCAGGAGGCGGAAAGGGGGGGTCCCTGCCCGGAGGGGGTGAAACGCAAGCACCTACATAACTGCCACATCCCCGGCTGCGGGAAGGCGTACGCCAAGACCTCCCATCTGAAAGCCCACCTGCGTTGGCACAGCGGCGACCGACCCTTCGTCTGCAACTGGCTCTTCTGCGGCAAACGCTTCACCCGCTCCGACGAGCTGCAGCGGCACCTCCAGACCCACACCGGCGCCAAGAAATTCGCCTGCCCCGTCTGCGGCCGCGTCTTCATGCGCAGCGACCACCTGGGCAAGCACATGAAGACGCACGATGGGGGCAAAGACGGGGGCGAACCCGAGGTCAAGGGCGCCGGTGACCCGTCGGCCGGCAAGGGAGGCAAGAGGGAGTCCGAAGGGGGTAACGCCGCCCCCACAAACTGA